Below is a window of Fusobacterium varium DNA.
ATATGAATCAGGAATTATATGGGATGATAGTGAATTAAATATAGATTGGGAGTTAAAAAAATATAATTTAAAAAAGGAAGATCTAATTTTTTCAGAAAAAGATAAAAGGCACCAATCTTTTAGAGAGTATATAAATAAGGCAGGAGAGAAAAGATGATATTAATAACAGGAGCTAATGGACAATTAGGTTATGATTTTCAAAGGTTATTTGATGAATTAAAAAAAGAGTATATAGCAACAGATAGAGATGAGTTAGATATTACAGATATAAAAAAGGTAAGGGAGTTTGTAAAGAATAAAAATATTACTCTTATAATAAATTGTGCTGCCTATAACAATGTTGATAAAGCTGAAGATGAAGTTGAATTTTGTAAAAAATTGAATACATATGCTCCAAGAGATTTAGCAATAGTAGCAAAAGAGATAGGAGCTGATTATATAACTTATTCAACAGATTTTGTATTTGATGGAGAGAAAAAAGCTCCATATACAGAAGAGGATATTTCTAATCCTCTATCAATTTATGGAAAAAGCAAATATGAGGGAGAAAAGGAAGTTTTTAAAGTAAAACCAGATAGTTTTGTAGTAAGGACATCTTGGGTATTTGGAATAGCTAATAATAATTTTAATAAGCAAGTAATTAATTGGAGTAAAAGTAAAGATGAGCTATCAATAGTTGATGATCAAATCTCATCACCAACATATTCAAAGGATCTAGCTTATTATAGTTGGGAACTGATAAAAACTAAAAAGTATGGTTTGTATCATCTTTCAAATACAGGAGAAGCAAGTAAATATGATCAAGGAAAATATGTTTTAGATAAAATAGGATGGCAAGGAAAACTGAATAGAGCTAAGACAAAGGATTTTAATTTGAAAGCTCAAAGGGCAGAGTATACAAAGTTAGATAGCTCAAAATTAGAAAAAGCGATAGGTAAAAAGATACCTTCATGGGAAAATGGAATTGATAGATTTTTAGAAGAAATGGAGTAGAAAAAATCTATAAAATAAACTAAAATAGGGGTTTTGTTAATTATAAAATATGTGTAAAATATTCCAAAATATGATATAATTATCAATATTGAAAGAGCAGAGGAGATGAAAAAGTGGGAAGAATAATATATTTCACTGGTGGTTCTCGAAGTGGTAAAAGTAGTCATGCAGAAAAATATATTTTTGATAAAGGATATGAGGATAGAATATATCTGGCTACTGCTATTGTTTTTGATGATGAGATGAGAGCAAGAGTAAGAAAGCATAGGGAGCAAAGAGGAGAAAATTGGACAACAGTAGAGGGATATAAGAATGTAGTGGAATTGGTAAAACCTCATATGAAAAAAGGTGGAGTAATTTTATTAGATTGCCTCACAAATATGGTAACTAATCTTATGATAATGGAGAAAGAGTATGATTGGGATAATATGCCAGATTCTCAACTGACTTTAATAGAAAATGGGATAAAAAAAGAGGTTGAAGAGTTTTTAGACTTTATAAAAACTCAAGATCAAGATTTAGTAATTGTTTCTAATGAGATAGGAATGGGAGTAGTTCCAGCTTACCCTTTAGGAAGATATTTTAGAGATATATGTGGACGTATGAATCAAATTGCAGCAGCTAAAGCAGATGAGGCATATCTACTAGTATCAGGACTAAAAATGCAATTAAAATAGATAAGATTTTAGGAGGATTTAATGAAAGGGTTAATTTTACTTTTTAGATTTATGACTAGACTTCCTATAGGATTTGATCCTAAATTTGATTCTGATGAATTGGGAAAAGGGATGAGATTTTTTCCAGTAGTTGGAATGGTAATAGGTTTAGTTCTTTTTGCAGCTTTTTGGCTATTAGGTTATGTTATCTATTCACCAATGGTAATGGCAGTTCTTTTAGTAATAATTGAAGTTGTATTAACTGGAGGACTTCATCTTGATGGGTTAGCAGATACATTTGATGGAATATTTAGTTATAGAAGTAAGCAAAAAATGTTAGATATAATGAAAGATTCAAGACTTGGTACAAATGGTGGGCTTGTTCTTATTCTTTATTTCTTTTTGAAAGTGGCACTATTAGTAGAGGCATCAAATAATTCACCAGTAATTATGCCTATAATGCTTTTACTATCACCAGTTATAGCAAGACTTAATAGTGTTGTAAATTGTGGATCAGCACCTTATGCAAGGGCTACTGGAATGGGAAAAACATTTGTTGATCATACTGATGGATTAGCTGTATCAATAGCTACAATTATAACTGCAATCTTTGTAGGAGGAGCAGCTTATCTATTTGCAATTCCATATGAGATTTTGATAGTTATTCCAGTTGTTATGATCTTAGGATATCTATTTGCTAAGCTTATGACTAGAAAAATAGGCGGAATAACAGGGGATACTTTAGGAGCAGTTGTTGAAATATCTGAGATAATTGCAATGTTAGGTATGTATATTTTAGCTAGATAGGTGATAATATTGGGAAAACTAATATTAGTTAGACATGGACAAACTCAAATGAATGTTGATGGAATATTCTTTGGAAAGTTAGATCCAAGTTTAAATGAAACAGGAAAAGAGCAGTGTAAAAATACAAGAGAGTTACTAAAAAATAGATATAAATATGATTTTATCTATTCAAGTGATTTGAAAAGAGCAGCAGAAACTGCTGAGATTGTAAATTATTTAGATCTTCCTATAAAATTAGACAGGAGATTGGAAGAGATAGATTTTGGAATATTTGAGGGGTTAAGTTATAAAGAGATTTTAGAAAAATATCCAGCAGAGTCTAAAAAAAGTCAAGAGGAGTGGAAAACTTTTGATTATATTACTGGCGAAAGTCTTGAAGTACTACAAAGGAGAGCAATTGAATTTGTAGAGAGCTTAGATAAAACAAAGAATAATTTAGTAGTTACTCACTGGGGAGTGATTAACTGCATATTGAGTTGGTATTTTTCAGATAAATTAGAAAGTTATTGGAAATATAGTATGGAAAATGGTGGAATCTGTGTGATTGAATTTGCAGATGATTTTCCAATATTAAAAGGACTAAATATAGGGTGATAAAAAGATGGAAAGACTAAAAAAATTTTTAAGTGAGATAACAGGAGCAGATCAAGAGGCTATAAAACTTGCTCAAGAAGAGTTAGATAGAAAGATGAAACCTCAAGGAAGTTTGGGAACTTTAGAGGAGATAGCAGTAAAATTAGCAGGAATAGGTGGCTATCCTGTTAAGCAAGTGCCTAATAGATGTCACATTGTAGCAGCAGCAGATAATGGAATAGTAGCTCAAGGAGTTGCATCATGTCCATTGGAGTATACACGTTTAGTATCAGAGGCTATGTTAAATAGAATAGCTGCAATAGGATTATTAACAAAAAAATTAGGAATAGATTTTAATCTTATAGATATTGGAATTAAAGACACTGTACCTAGAGATTATCCAAACCTATACAGAAAACCTGTTATGTTAGGAACGAAGGATTTTTATGTAGAACCTGCAATGACACAAGAGGAGTGTTTAAAAGCTATCTTTGTTGGAATTGAGATGATAGAGAGTAAAAAAGATTTTGATATATTCTCAAATGGAGAGATGGGAATAGGAAATACTTCAACAAGTTCAGCTATTTTGTATTCATTTACAAAAGGGAATATTGATAGAATTGTTGGAAGAGGTTCAGGACTTACAGATGATGCTTTAAATAAAAAGAAAAGAGTAATAATGGAAGCTTGTGAAAAATATGATACATTTAATATGGATCCAGTTGATGTATTAGCTCATGTTGGTGGATTAGATATTGCTTGTATGGTGGGAATGTATCTAGGAGCTGCAAGATATAAAAAACCTATGTTGATAGATGGATTTATATCAAGTGTAGCTGCTTTAGTTGCTTGTAAAATAGAACCAAAGGTAAAAGATTATATAATAGCTACTCATATGAGTGAAGAGCCAGGAATGGAGCTAGTTCTTGAAGAGTTAGGATTAAAAGCTTTCTTTAATATGGGTATGAGATTAGGAGAGGGAACAGGAGCAGTATTGGCTTATCCAATAGTTGATTGTGCTATTGAGATTATAAATGGTATGAAAACACCAGCAGCAGTATATGATATGTTCTATTAAGAGTGATTGCCTATGTTAAAAAATTTAGGGGAAGGGCATCGTGAAAGACTTAGAAAAAGATATATAAAAAGTGGGTTAGAAGGTTTTAATGATTATGAGGTTTTAGAACTTTTACTTACATACTCTATTGCTAGAAAAGATGTAAAACCAATAGCAAAGGAGTTAATAGAAAAGTTTGGAACAATAGATGAGATTGCTAAAAGTGATATAAAATCTCTTTTAGAAGTAGATGGAATTGGAGAGGGAAGTGCAGTATTTCTTAAACTTATAGGGGATATAGCACTGACTTTATACAGAGAGAAGATAGAGGATAAAGATATCTTAACAATAAAAAGTAAAAATAGTCTTTTATCGTATTTAAGAGGAGAGATTGGTCATTCACCGAGAGAGGAGTTTAAAATTCTGTTTTTAGACACTTCAAATAAATTGATAGCAAGTGAGACTCTCTTTTCTGGAACAATAGATAAAAGTGCAATATATCCAAGAGAGATAGTGGAAAGGGTAATAAAAAATAGAGCTAAATCAGTTATATTTGCTCATAACCACCCTTCAGGGAATATATCTCCATCAAAAAAGGATATAGAACTTACTCAATATATGTATGATAGTTTAAAACTGCTAGAGATTAGACTGTTAGATCATATAATAGTAACGAAAAACTCCTACTTTAGTTTTTTAGAGGAAGGATTGATTGAATATTAGGAGGCAGAATGGAAGAAAATATAAAAGAGCAGGAGAATAAGGTTGTAGAAGCACCAGCTCCTGAAAAAAAAGAGTACAATGTACTTGGAGTTATGTTTGAGACAACTAAAAAGAGATACTATTTTGAAGTTATAGATAATACAGAGTATAAAAAAGGTGACAAGGTAATTGTTGATACAGTTAGAGGAAAAGAGGTAGGAGTAGTTTATGGTGAACCTAGAATGCTACCTGAAAAAGAGCTTGTACTACCTTTAAAACCTGTTATTAAAAAAGCTGATGAAGATGAGATAAAAAGATACAATGAATTAAAAGAGGAATCAGCAAAAGCTAATAAGCTTTGTAAAGAGAGAATAATTCATCATAAACTTCCAATGAAACTTGTTGGAACAGAGTATACTTTTGACAGAAGTAAGTTAATATTCTATTTTACAGCTGAAGGAAGAATAGATTTTAGAGATCTAGTAAAAGATTTAGCAAATATCTTTAAATTAAGAATAGAGTTAAGACAGATAGGTGTAAGAGATGAGGCTAGAATTTTAGGGACAATAGGTATTTGTGGTAAGGAGCTTTGTTGTAGAACATTTATCAATAAATTTGACTCTGTATCTATTAAGATGGCAAGAGATCAAGGTTTAGTTATAAACCCAGCTAAGATTTCAGGAGTATGTGGAAGATTGCTTTGTTGTATAAACTATGAATATGCTCAATATGAAGAGGTATTGAGACACTATCCAGCTGTAAATCAGTTGGTAAAAACTCCTAAGGGAGAGGGAAAAGTAATTAGTATAAGTCCTCTAAATGGATATCTTTTTGTAGATGTTGCAACAATAGGTATGATGAGATTTGAAATTGGAGAGGTTAAATTTAATAAGAAAGAAGCTAATAAATTGAAAAATGAAAAAACTCAAGAGGAGTTAGAACATAAGGAGCTTGAAAAGGAATAAAATGTTAGTCAATGAAGATATTACAATGCTTAATAATGGCTACAAGCTCATTCAAAAAAAAGATGGATTTAAATTTTCTGTAGATGCTGTTATATTATCAGATTTCTTTTCTCCTACTAAAAAAGGGAAGATATTGGATATAGGTTGTGGGAATGGAATTATTCCTATTCTTCTATATTCAAAGGGAAAGGGAGAGGATATAACAGGTGTAGAGATACAAGAAGAAAATTGTGAACTAGCTTTAAAGAATGTAAAATTAAATAATTTAGAAGAGTATATAAAAATTGAAAATGATGATGTGAAGGAGTACCCTAAGGGGAATACTTTTGACTATATAATTTCTAATCCACCCTACATGGAAGTTGATGGGAAAAAACAAAATATTCTAAGTTGTAAATCAATAGCTAGACATGAGCTGACATTAAATCTTTATGATTTAATAAGAAATGCTAAGAGGTTGCTAAAACCTGTAGGAAGTATTACTTTAGTTCATAGAAGTTATAGATTCACTGATATATCAAGAATTCTTGAGGACTGTGGCTTTTCTCTAAAGAGAGTAAGATTTGTTTACTATTCTAAGGATAGAAATTCAAATCTTGTTCTAGTTGAGGCATTTAAAGGTAAAAAGTGTAAACTAGAGATAGAACCACCGCTTTTCTTAGAGGAGTGTGGTTATTAAAGAGAGAAGTTAAAATTTTAATGAATTTTTGAAAATAATATATTAAAAAAGGAGAATATTTTTTAGAGGTGTCAAATGGAACTTTTGAAATTTTTACAAGAAAATGATTTAGAAGGATTTAAAGAAAACTTAGATATGGATAGTATTGAAGAGATTGATGAAGAGAAAAACACAATACTTCATCATTGTGTAGAGAAGGGAGCATATGATTTTGTAGATGCTTTAGTATATAATGGTGCTGATCCAAATGTAAAAAACAGATATGGAGAAACTCCAGTGCATATAGCAGCAAGAAATGATATGGATGAGATAATGGAGCTTTTACTTGAATTTGGTGGAGATGTAACAATAAAAAATAATCACCAAAGATCTGCACTTAACCTTGCTACAACTTTAAAATCAAAGAAAGTTTTAAGAGTGATAGAAAATAGTGGAATGGATTATTCAGCTATTGTAGGGAGAGAGAAGATAACACATCATAGAAGATTTGAAGAGGAATATTAAGATTTTAGAAGGGATTGTAAAAAAGCAATCCCTTTTATATTTAACCTTGTTTTTTATTAAAAAATAGAGTATATAAATTAATAAAGAGAGTTGAGGTGAGAAGTTGGAATATAAAAGTATTAATTGGAATAGAGAAAATTATTTGGAATTTATAGAGAAATTAAAAAGTTTAAAAGATGAAAAATATTTAGAGTTTCATAAAAAATTGGTAATGACTAATAATAAAATTATAGGAATAAGGTCACCTATAATAAAAGATATTGCCAAAAATATAGCAAAGGGAGATTGGAGAAAATTTATTGAACAAGATATTGTAGGATATTATGAAGAAATAGCAATAAGAGGGTTGGTAATAGGATATATAAAAGAGGATAAAAACATTGTGAAAGATGAAATTGAAAGATTTTTACCTCTTATAGATAATTGGGGAATATGTGATGGTTTTGTAGCTAATCTAAAAATTATAAAAAAGAATAGAGAGTATTTCTTTAATTATTTAAAAAAACTTATAAAAACAGAGGAAGAGTATAAAGTTAGATTTGTATTAGTAACATTTTTAAGTCACTATATGGAAAAAGAATATATAGAAGAAATTATACAATTATGTTCTCAAGTCAAGAATAAAAATTATTATGTAAAAATGGCTCAAGCATGGTTAATATCTATTTTATTTGTAAAATTTCCAGAGAGAACTTTAGAATTTTTAAAAGATAATAGTTTAGATCTTTGGGTACATAATAAGGGAATCCAGAAAATAAGAGAATCAATAAGAGTTACAAAAGAGGATAAAGAGTTAGTAAAAACTTTAAAAAAATAAAAGAGGTGGATTATGTTTAATAAATTGGATATGGAGAAGTGGGAGAGAAGGGAGTATTTTTTCTATTATAAAAATTTGATAAAAGCTAAGTATAATTTGAATATAGATATGGATATTACAGATCTATTAAAGAGGGTAAAAGAGAAAAAAATTAAGTTTTATCCAGCTATGATATATGCAGTTATAAGAGGGGTAAATGAAAACAGGGAGTTTAGAATAAGTTATGATAAAGATGGGAATCTAGGCTATTGGGATATTTGTCATCCATCTTATACAATTTTTCACGATGATGATAAAACTTTTTCAGATATTTGGAGTGAATATTCAGAGGATTTTTCTATCTTTTATAAAAATGTAACTGATGATATGGAAAAATATAAAGATGTTAAAGGAATAAAAAGTAAAGACGGAAAACCAGATAATTTTTGCCCTATTTCAGCAATTCCTTGGTTAAGCTTTACTGGATATAGTAATGATACTTATAGTGAATCAAATATGTTTTTTCCAGTAATAGCTTTTGGAAAATATTATGAAAAAGATGGAAAAATATTACTTCCATTTTCTGTATTTGCAAATCATGCTGTGGCTGATGGTTACCATACTTGTAAACTGATAAATGATATACAAGATATTGTTAAAAGAGTAGATGAGTGGTTAAAATAGTAGAAAATAAAGAGGAAAGCATTTAAAAACTTCCCTCTTTTTATTTAACTTATCATTAAAATTTATATTTATACTTTTTATCTAGTTATGATTTTGACTTTTTGATATATTCTTGTTATAATTAAAGTACTAACCCGTATGGGACTTATAGAATTTAGATAAAACGTGTTATGAGATAGGCTTTCACTTTGGTGGAAGCTTATTTCATGTCTGTAAGAAATAACACGCTTATAGGCAGTAGTTCTAAATTCTATAAGGAGGTACAGAGATGACTGTAGCAATTCAGCATCTGACAATTAATTTTGATGGAGGTACAACAATTCTTTTTGGTGGAGTATTTCTTATCATTATTATTTGTCTATTGAGAAAGTACAGATAGCTCAGTTCTGTCCTCACACCCTACGGGGTTTTTTATCTGTTTTTTATACAAAGAACATTATAAACACCATCTATTACATGTGTTCCCTCAATTTCATGTTCAAATCCTGGGAATGATTTGTCCCATAGAGAAAGAGAGTTTAAGTATTTAATAAATGGACTGTTTTTATCACCAAAATTTTCTCCAGACATAAGCATAGGGATTCCAGGTGGGTATGGAATTACAGAGTTAGCAGCAATTCTACCTTCAAGTTTAGTTGCTGGAACAAGCTCAACATTGTTATCAACTATATTATTATATGCTTCTCTTGGTAACATATCAACTTTTGGTAAAATAGAGTAAGCTTCATTAAGAACAGCTCCAGGATTATTTTCTTTTAAATATTTAAACATCTTATCTCCTAAATCATGAAGTCCAATATTTTCATATTCTTGAGGATAAGAAAGTACTAAATCTGGGAATATATCTTTAATAGGAGTATTATTATCATAGTGTTTTTTAAATGATAGTAACATATTTACAAGAGTAGTCCATTTTCCTTCAGTTATTCCCATTGCAAATATAAACATAACTTGGA
It encodes the following:
- the rfbD gene encoding dTDP-4-dehydrorhamnose reductase — protein: MILITGANGQLGYDFQRLFDELKKEYIATDRDELDITDIKKVREFVKNKNITLIINCAAYNNVDKAEDEVEFCKKLNTYAPRDLAIVAKEIGADYITYSTDFVFDGEKKAPYTEEDISNPLSIYGKSKYEGEKEVFKVKPDSFVVRTSWVFGIANNNFNKQVINWSKSKDELSIVDDQISSPTYSKDLAYYSWELIKTKKYGLYHLSNTGEASKYDQGKYVLDKIGWQGKLNRAKTKDFNLKAQRAEYTKLDSSKLEKAIGKKIPSWENGIDRFLEEME
- the cobU gene encoding bifunctional adenosylcobinamide kinase/adenosylcobinamide-phosphate guanylyltransferase, which gives rise to MGRIIYFTGGSRSGKSSHAEKYIFDKGYEDRIYLATAIVFDDEMRARVRKHREQRGENWTTVEGYKNVVELVKPHMKKGGVILLDCLTNMVTNLMIMEKEYDWDNMPDSQLTLIENGIKKEVEEFLDFIKTQDQDLVIVSNEIGMGVVPAYPLGRYFRDICGRMNQIAAAKADEAYLLVSGLKMQLK
- the cobS gene encoding adenosylcobinamide-GDP ribazoletransferase; translation: MKGLILLFRFMTRLPIGFDPKFDSDELGKGMRFFPVVGMVIGLVLFAAFWLLGYVIYSPMVMAVLLVIIEVVLTGGLHLDGLADTFDGIFSYRSKQKMLDIMKDSRLGTNGGLVLILYFFLKVALLVEASNNSPVIMPIMLLLSPVIARLNSVVNCGSAPYARATGMGKTFVDHTDGLAVSIATIITAIFVGGAAYLFAIPYEILIVIPVVMILGYLFAKLMTRKIGGITGDTLGAVVEISEIIAMLGMYILAR
- a CDS encoding histidine phosphatase family protein — translated: MGKLILVRHGQTQMNVDGIFFGKLDPSLNETGKEQCKNTRELLKNRYKYDFIYSSDLKRAAETAEIVNYLDLPIKLDRRLEEIDFGIFEGLSYKEILEKYPAESKKSQEEWKTFDYITGESLEVLQRRAIEFVESLDKTKNNLVVTHWGVINCILSWYFSDKLESYWKYSMENGGICVIEFADDFPILKGLNIG
- the cobT gene encoding nicotinate-nucleotide--dimethylbenzimidazole phosphoribosyltransferase, with translation MERLKKFLSEITGADQEAIKLAQEELDRKMKPQGSLGTLEEIAVKLAGIGGYPVKQVPNRCHIVAAADNGIVAQGVASCPLEYTRLVSEAMLNRIAAIGLLTKKLGIDFNLIDIGIKDTVPRDYPNLYRKPVMLGTKDFYVEPAMTQEECLKAIFVGIEMIESKKDFDIFSNGEMGIGNTSTSSAILYSFTKGNIDRIVGRGSGLTDDALNKKKRVIMEACEKYDTFNMDPVDVLAHVGGLDIACMVGMYLGAARYKKPMLIDGFISSVAALVACKIEPKVKDYIIATHMSEEPGMELVLEELGLKAFFNMGMRLGEGTGAVLAYPIVDCAIEIINGMKTPAAVYDMFY
- the radC gene encoding DNA repair protein RadC — translated: MLKNLGEGHRERLRKRYIKSGLEGFNDYEVLELLLTYSIARKDVKPIAKELIEKFGTIDEIAKSDIKSLLEVDGIGEGSAVFLKLIGDIALTLYREKIEDKDILTIKSKNSLLSYLRGEIGHSPREEFKILFLDTSNKLIASETLFSGTIDKSAIYPREIVERVIKNRAKSVIFAHNHPSGNISPSKKDIELTQYMYDSLKLLEIRLLDHIIVTKNSYFSFLEEGLIEY
- a CDS encoding stage 0 sporulation family protein; translation: MEENIKEQENKVVEAPAPEKKEYNVLGVMFETTKKRYYFEVIDNTEYKKGDKVIVDTVRGKEVGVVYGEPRMLPEKELVLPLKPVIKKADEDEIKRYNELKEESAKANKLCKERIIHHKLPMKLVGTEYTFDRSKLIFYFTAEGRIDFRDLVKDLANIFKLRIELRQIGVRDEARILGTIGICGKELCCRTFINKFDSVSIKMARDQGLVINPAKISGVCGRLLCCINYEYAQYEEVLRHYPAVNQLVKTPKGEGKVISISPLNGYLFVDVATIGMMRFEIGEVKFNKKEANKLKNEKTQEELEHKELEKE
- a CDS encoding tRNA1(Val) (adenine(37)-N6)-methyltransferase — its product is MLVNEDITMLNNGYKLIQKKDGFKFSVDAVILSDFFSPTKKGKILDIGCGNGIIPILLYSKGKGEDITGVEIQEENCELALKNVKLNNLEEYIKIENDDVKEYPKGNTFDYIISNPPYMEVDGKKQNILSCKSIARHELTLNLYDLIRNAKRLLKPVGSITLVHRSYRFTDISRILEDCGFSLKRVRFVYYSKDRNSNLVLVEAFKGKKCKLEIEPPLFLEECGY
- a CDS encoding ankyrin repeat domain-containing protein, translating into MELLKFLQENDLEGFKENLDMDSIEEIDEEKNTILHHCVEKGAYDFVDALVYNGADPNVKNRYGETPVHIAARNDMDEIMELLLEFGGDVTIKNNHQRSALNLATTLKSKKVLRVIENSGMDYSAIVGREKITHHRRFEEEY
- a CDS encoding DNA alkylation repair protein, encoding MEYKSINWNRENYLEFIEKLKSLKDEKYLEFHKKLVMTNNKIIGIRSPIIKDIAKNIAKGDWRKFIEQDIVGYYEEIAIRGLVIGYIKEDKNIVKDEIERFLPLIDNWGICDGFVANLKIIKKNREYFFNYLKKLIKTEEEYKVRFVLVTFLSHYMEKEYIEEIIQLCSQVKNKNYYVKMAQAWLISILFVKFPERTLEFLKDNSLDLWVHNKGIQKIRESIRVTKEDKELVKTLKK
- a CDS encoding chloramphenicol acetyltransferase yields the protein MFNKLDMEKWERREYFFYYKNLIKAKYNLNIDMDITDLLKRVKEKKIKFYPAMIYAVIRGVNENREFRISYDKDGNLGYWDICHPSYTIFHDDDKTFSDIWSEYSEDFSIFYKNVTDDMEKYKDVKGIKSKDGKPDNFCPISAIPWLSFTGYSNDTYSESNMFFPVIAFGKYYEKDGKILLPFSVFANHAVADGYHTCKLINDIQDIVKRVDEWLK